CACTGAAAGCAACTTCCGTTCATTGTTTGTCTATTGGACTTTTGATTTCTACTGAATTGTAGTGAAAATTTAGTAGATGATTCTTAGATGGCCCAAACCTTAGCAGCTTCTAATTTGAGTCTCTTCCAACCCTATCCCTGTCCCACTCGTGCCCCCACGCCTGCTTCTGCTACCACTCCTCCTCCTTGCTTCTAAAACATCCAATTTAACAGTTTACAATGTCAGTGTGTAGGTCTGATGGTTGGTTTTGGTAATTATGTTGTTGGATGTACAGCTTACAATATGTTGTTGATTGTTACAGGCTGCAAAAATTCTTGCCAACTTGATTGTAATGGGTTCCGCAGTACTAGGAAGGGCTTTTATCCAAGCATACCGCCAGGCACTTCAAAGTATGTATTTGTGGTGAAGTACCTTGGTTATTGAGATACAAATTTTTAGATTGAAATGAATATACAAATTTTTTCCCCCCGTGTGTGTATTGTTTTTCTTTGCTTCAAGAAATTACAGGAAGCCTCTCTCTTTTAATTGCATGAACAAGTCATCGATGTCCAAAACCAATTGATCCCCCAGTCCTATGATAAATATTAGTGTTTGATTCCCATCTGGaacatttaaatttatattttctagCCCATCAATATTTGACTTAGGCAGTGTTGTTTTATAAATTATCCTATTTATGCAAAATTGTATGGTGGAGTTCCACTTGTGCAGATATTTAAACAATTTTATTAGAGGATCAATTCTAAGAAATTAGTTGATGTAGGACAGAATGGACAAAGGacaagaaagagaaagaagagagagaaatgaagGAGAAAGGAATGAATGAGAGAGAATGGAAGGTGGAAGAAGGGGAAgatgagagacagagagagagtgTAAATGTTCAAATTCACTCAAAATTCAATTAATCATCAAAATTAATATATTGATAGGAAATTAAAAAACTGTAGAGATAAAACATTCAAAATTGCAGAATAACCCCAAAATTATACAAACTTATAAAATAATCCAAAGTACTTAAATACCAAAATAAACCCCACAATAACTAAAAGGGCAAAATTTACTGAGTCTATTGACCTCGTATTGAGTCTATTGACTACCATTGAGTTTACTTATAATATTTTTGTGAATAGGTTTTTGTGATTCCATTCTGTTCGTAGTTGATAGGCTCTCTAAAATGACATCTTATTCCATTAGTTACTTTTTGGAAGATGCTTTGTGTGGTCCTATCTTGATGTTTTCGTTTACTTTTAACCCCTAATTGATGGTCAAATCATGGTGGTTAACCGTAGTTTAGGTATTTTCTTGTGGTGTTGTAGGAAAAAAATAGGTCACACGGGACTTCGTATTGAGTCTATAGACTACCATTGAGTGGACTTCGTATTGAGTCTATTGACTACCATCGAGTTTACTTATAATATTTTTGTGAATAGGTTTATGGGCATGAATCTATTCGAGTCTCTGTTGAATACAAACGTCCAATTCCTGTTGATCTTTTTCATTTACCACTTAATGTGAGCTTATTTTCAGTTCTCCAAGATTTGTAACTGCTCACTTGTGGAAAAAGTTTTATCTTTCATTTCCAGTTTTTCAAATTATTACAAAAATggcaccttgttttccaattttatAAATTTGTTCAGGAAAATTGGGAAACATCTTTTGATTGTTTACTAGATTTCTAATTTCCTATACCCTATTTTTGGAATGACCTTGGAattggatttgtattggatttggataagatgtaatataatattgtattgaaatttgtacAGGTCCTTAGCTTCTttccaaataacattattcaaaagaaaagaactagCTAGAAGATTTCAAcaaaatgagaataaaaatttCACAAAGAGCTAGACACATTCTCAGTCCAAATTCTTAGTCATTTCTCATTTGAGGAGCGAAAGATGCGAAACTTAATAGAAATAGCGAGCTCATCAGCCCCTCCTTAATTGAGATTCTTGaagaaatgaaaatcccaagaaagataACCATTAAACCCCCCTCaaaagaattaaaggaattaATTGAAGCATCATGAACTGAACATAATTTATAAAGGCAATGAACCAACGATTTGAATGAGCCACCAAAATTTCCTCCCAAAACCTAGCAAAATTCCCATCACCAACTCTGGGCCTTGGTATGAGGATAAAAGAAATGAGCAACCTGTGAAATTTACTTCTATGAGCTTGCATGAGAAGCATTACTACTTCCTCTGATATCCCATCCGTTCCAATGCATGCTATATAATAAGTAAAAACCTTGTGTCATAAAGAGTTATCTTTTGGAATCTCCATAACTGATTTCCAACTAAAGATACATTCTTGAACACCATATTACCAAGGTCCAAATCCCCCTCAGACTTTCTGATCCCAAATAACATGATGAGCTCTCTTCTTATGTCTCTCTTCTTATGTCCTGTTCCCGAACACAAAATCTCTTGTAAGCATCCAGGGCAATTACCACACTTGCAGGAACTCTATAAGGTGAAAGAAAATAAATAGGACACTTAGAAGGAACTGTGCTAACAAGGTTATGATGGCCTCCATAACAATTTTCCAACTAAAGATACATTCTTGAATGCCGTATTACCAAGGTCCAAACCCAAACCCCTTCAGACTTTCTGATCCCAACTAACAAGATGATCTCTCTTCTTATCTCCTGGCCTAATCACAAAATCTCTTGTAACCTCTCTGGGGCAATTGCCACACTTGCAGGAACTTTAAAAGGTGAAAGAAAATAAATAGGACGATTAGAAGGAACTGTACTAACAAGGTTATTGCTGCCTCTAAGGATAAAAAAGCCTACTTCAATTCATCTAACCTTCTATCCAATCTCTCTGCTTTAGGATCTCAAAAAGCAGGAGAGCTAGTATTACCTCCAAGAGGAAGATCCAAATAAGTCAAAAGCTAATCTAAAGTTGTATAACCTGCTGACACCACAAAGCCCTTTAGTTCATCTTAATACCAGCCACCCCACTCTTGGGCATGTTAATCTTCAACCCCAaagtttttttgaaaattgagtaAGTTAAAAGCTTTCAGAAATTTCACAATGCCGTCTTCAAGAAAAGCATGGTAACATCTGCAAACTGAAGGTGGGAATTTGAGACACTACATCCTCCTCCCTGCCTACCCCAAAACCACGAATTACATTTAAGCCAATCTACTACTCAAACACATCGACCACTACAATAAATGAGAAAGAGGTCCCCCTTGTCTAAACCCCCGAGAGTCTTGAACCAATCTCTAGGTTGACTTTTCACAATAATGCACATATTCACTGTAGATAAACACCTTAAATTTATTCTCTCCtaattaaaaccaaaacccttctTAGCCATAGCCTTATCTAATAGACCCCAATTCGCCACCTCCATCCCCTCCTAACATCCTCAACCACCTAATTAGCAACCAAAGTTGCATCTAAAATCTGTCTATCATTAATTAAGGCCACCTGCTCCAAAGTAATAGTGCTCCCGAACACCTTAGTCTAAATTTTGCTATATTTTGCAAAATCGAGCAACCAAACTAACAGGTCTGTAGTCCATAACCCTCCTAGAATGCTCCTTCTTGGGGAACAAGAGCAAGAAAAGTAGAGTTGGTGCTCTTCCCTGCCACCCCATTCTGATGGAACTCATGAAAAAAAACTCATATATGCTCTTGAATCCCTTCCCATCTATCCTGGAAGAAAGGTATCATTAAACCATCAGGGCCTGGGGCCTGATCCCTTCTTTTCAGCCCAAACAGTGCTCCTAACTTCCTCTAACTGGAAGGTTGATCTAAGCAGACAGCTAGGTGCTTATCAATTGGGCTTCCAATCAAATTCTCCACCAGCAGCCTGtgctgaaaactctcagtatAGAGCTTCCTATATAAATCCAAAATCCCCTTCCCAATCTGTCTATGATCTCTCAAGTCTCACCACATATCGTGAATATCTCCAACTCCTTGATAATGATTTCCTTCTCCTCCCAGTAGCTACCTTATGGAACAGCATAGAGTTAAAGTCCCCCTTTTTCATACACTTTATGCTCGAATTCTGCCTCCTACTATTGTGAAAAGTATAATCTCCAAATTATTACTAAGGCAAACCATTCTAGCCCTATTCTCTTCTCTAGCCAAACAACAATCTTTCCAGACACTCAAATCTGATCAAGATTACCCTTCTTCTGtgcttttatattataaaaaatctCTTTATTCCTTACTTCCAAATTGTTTTTCACAAACTTCAATCTTTTCATAAATTCAAAACCTTCCCACTTGTTTGTGCAATCTTCACTCCAGCAAGTCTTAAAGCAAATGCTAAAGGTAGGGTGCTTTgatcacatattttcaaatctaAAAGGGCTCCATTGAATGGGATTGACATCCAGCAACACAGTATAGTAATCTGAAACAAGCCTAACTAAAACCTCGTGTACTACATTTGGAAACATATGTTCCTAATTGTTAGAACAAGCTACTCTCCGCACCGATATTGAAAAGCTCACTCTTTTAGAAGAGATTAGTTGGAGACAGAAGTCTAGGGTGCTACATTTGAAGGAGGGGGATGCAAATACCAAAATTTTCCATAGAATGGCTAATTCTAATAGAAGAAATAATGGTTTTGAGAGCCTTGTGGTTGATGGTGCCTTGTCTTCCGATCAAGGTATGATTGCTTATTACGTCActcaatttttcatgaatttatactCTGAGCAACAAGTTAGTCGATCATTCCTAGAAGTCTTAGTATTTCCAAGAATATCCGGTGATAATGCAGATTGGCTGGATAGACCATTTGAGGAGGCGGAAATTTTTGAtgtcatacaaaattttaatggTGATAAATAGCCTGGACCAGATGGATTTACAATGGCTTTCATCCAAGCTTGTTGGGGGATTCTCAAACCTGATCTTATGGCTGTGTTCCATAATTTTTTTGATAAAGGTCAGTTTGAGAAAAGCCTGAATGCTACTTTCATCACTCTCATCCCTAAAAAAAATGAAGTAATTGAAGTAAAGGATTTTCGCCCTATTAGTCttgattttttttggggggggggggggggggtgtttggTTTATAAGATCATTGCTAAGGTCTTAGCCACCAGACTTTGTGCGGTTATGGAAGATATAATTTCAACTTCCCAGAATGCTTTTGTGAGGAGCAAGCAGATTCTTGACCCTGTACTTATTGCTAATGAATGTTTTGATAGTAGATTGAAAAATGGGATGCCAGGGTTTCTTTGCAGATTAGATGTtgtgaaggcttttgatcatgtaAATTGGGGTTTTCTTATGCAGTTACTAGAACGGGGTGGGTTCTCTGCAATATGGAGGCGgtggattttcttttgtatatctaCAGTTCATTTCTCCATTGTGATAAATGGCACTCCTTGTGGATTTTTTGAGAGCTCTAGGGGGTTGAGACAAGGTGACCCATTATCTCCTTTGTTGTTTGTCTTGGTTATGGAAGCCCTGGGGAGAATGTTGGATAAATCTGTCCATGATGGTCACATGTCCGCCTTTGGTGTGGGACGTATAGAGGGAAGAGCTTTGGTGGTGTCTCATCTTCTCTTTGCGGACGACACTCTAATTTTTTTTGACGCTGATCTGGATCAGATTTTGTTTCTCCGTGTGATACTTATGTTAGAGTGAGCATGTAGCGAAGGTGTGATAGCATTGGTGGAATTGCATTGGCTAAATAAATAATTTGCTTCTATACAAAAATTAGACAAGTGCTGTGGATTGAATCTTTCTTCAAGTATCGGCTAGCTTACTTCTTGGCTTATGAACCTGCATAAGCTCTTGATTCACAGAAGGGAATATTCTGAGGCAGTAGGCATCCATTTTTCACCCATGAAGATAATAATGGATGCCTCAGAATTACTGTGTGTTACCCACTAGTGTTTTACCAGGCCACATCAGGCTTACAACAAGATTGTACTGCGCTTGCTGCTTGATATATTGGTAAATCTAAGCCATATCCTTCAGTTGTTTAATGTGCCCAATTTCAGTCCTTGGTATTTGTTGTGTTGGTTAATTTCTTGGTTTACTGCTGCTTGTTTTGTGGCTTTCTCATACTTGTGCTATTTGTctcattctttttgtttttaaaaaaatacaatgTAGATGCCTCAAAATCGGGGGTTGCTCAGGAAACCGTACAGAACATAAGAAGAGCAAGCAAAACCATGGCTGAAGCAGAGGCGAGACAGATCCTGGGTGTTACAGAACATACATCATGGGAGGAAATCATGCAGGTTCACTTTTACTTTATGTTCTTTTTCTTCCATGCTCTCAAACACGGTAATTAGATACACGAAGTTTACTAGCAGgaaaatatgttaaatttttatttgtctTCCTCTTTGTGCAGAAGTATGATAACCTGTTTGAGAGTAATGCTAAGAGTGGGAGCTTTTACCTCCAATCAAAGGTTCATAGGGCTAAAGAATGCTTAGAAGCAGTCCATCAAAAGAAAGCTCAGTCTACAGATACTTAACGTTGAGAAGTTGCTGTGGTTTGCGTTCATCACAATTTCCATGTCATTCGAAGTTGCGTTTACCAGTTCTGCAAGATATATTTGTATGTTTAGTGGGTTGCTCAATTTTGTCATAGGTTTTACGAGAAAGAGATTGGTGATAGGAACATTTTGCTGTCTTCATTTATGTATTTTATTTAATGGAGGTAATCTGCCTCAGATATCTGACTTCTGTGATGAGGAACACATGGGGAAAGTAGAAAATCTTgtctaatttttcaaatcatttgtatgcaaaatttaaaaTGCATTTGCACCTTATATTGTAATTATATCACATCCATGATTATATGAATGAATGTTTGTAGAGAAAAGACTTCTAGTAATTATTGCTTTGTAATGTCTCTGTTGGCTCATTCTATCTTAAAGATTACTTAGCCAGTGGTTGAATTTCTCAAGTTTtacattttgaagctctttagaaTGCGTTCAGCTGTTGACAATAAgagtatattttttttataaaaaaaaatcctaaaatatgaaatgaattCAAAAAATGTCCTCAAAAAGttctctaaaaaaaattaaaaaaattctctATTTAAAACGCCTCTAGGTCAACCATGAATGTGTAAAGTAGATGGCGGGAGATCCTAAAATAATGACACGCTGTGCGAATGATTcttattgattgattttgataatCTTCTGTAGCTGAGTTCAATTTCATTTTGGTTGAAACTTTTATTGATAAATTGGGTGTAATATTCTAAGTTTTGATTGAAGGTTTGGTAATCTTCTAAGCTGTTAAGCAATTTAGAGAGGAGCTCAAGTACTCTCTTGATTCAAGATTTTGTTGCTATTAAGTCGAAGCATTTTATTCTTGCTACGTTTATTCTGACCTTTTAAAAATgtcttttaaatttttctttcctGTTTTCGGAATTGAGCTTCTTATTAGTAATTCCTGGCATTTACTCCACGTGCATCCTAGAACTACCTCAAATGGCTATTGAATACTACTTGGAGCTCATAATTGAAATACAGAATTCAATGTGTGGTCCTTGGATTTTGCTGGATTGATGAAAAATATCTGTGTTATATGCAGATAATCTACGCCAGCTATTTGAAGAAAGGCCCCACTCATATTTCCTTGACATGAATTCCACAGTTCGGAAGACCTTCAGCATTCATTCATGGGCGTATCACATGAATGGGTGTAGCACTGTGCTTCAAATCCAAGCTTCACAGAGAAGCTCCCAAGACAATTACTAGATTGAGCTGTGCTCTTTGTCATCAGTCTTGGCCTATAACCATCTACTTCCAGGCGCTGCCTTCGCACCCctacatattaaaaattttagaaacagTAGTACACTACAGTTGTATATGCAGAGAATTTTTGGAGTAATGTTAGGTCTGGTTTCTAGGGTTCCCATTTGTTTTAACGTTAGCTAtagagcatggtttggttttGGAAAATGCCATGAACCTTGTTGGATTTGGACAAGTCTCCATCCAAGTAGGTTGACTAGGTGAGGGTTAATTGTAGTG
This Malania oleifera isolate guangnan ecotype guangnan chromosome 11, ASM2987363v1, whole genome shotgun sequence DNA region includes the following protein-coding sequences:
- the LOC131167327 gene encoding mitochondrial import inner membrane translocase subunit PAM16 like 2-like produces the protein MAAKILANLIVMGSAVLGRAFIQAYRQALQNASKSGVAQETVQNIRRASKTMAEAEARQILGVTEHTSWEEIMQKYDNLFESNAKSGSFYLQSKVHRAKECLEAVHQKKAQSTDT